The Rugosibacter aromaticivorans region GTTTGGTGCTGGCCTTCGTCGCAGTACAAGGGCTTACTGGTGGCGTCGTGGAAGTCGCCATTCTGCCCATCGGCCTGCCGCAACTGCCGTTCCATCTGCGGCTCGACAGCCTTGCGTCTTTCTTTCTGTTCATCATCGGTGCCGCCGGTTTCGGCATTTCACTGTTCGCTGCCGGTTATTTCCGCAAGGGCGAAGGCACGCCGCCGGGTTTGCTGTGTTTTGAGTACCACGTCTTTCTCGCCAGCATGGCGCTGGTGGTGCTGGCGGATGATGCCTATGCCTTCATGGTGGCGTGGGAGAGTATGGCATTGTCATCCTACTTTCTGGTGACCGCCAACCACAAGGTGCCGGAAATCCGTGCCGCGGGTTTTCTTTATCTGCTGATCGCGCACGTCGGTGCCATTGCCATCCTGCTTTGCTTCGGCGTCTTGCAGGCGAATACGGGTGACTACACCTTCGCCAACATGCGGCTGCAAGCGCTTTCGCCGTTCTGGGCTTCGGCGGCCTTCCTGCTGGCCGTGTTCGGCTTTGGCGCCAAGGCCGGCATACTTCCGGTGCACGTCTGGTTGCCCGAGGCGCATCCGGCGGCACCTTCGCCGGTCTCGGCTTTGATGAGTGGCGTCATGCTGAAAATGGCGATTTATGGCCTGCTACGCGTGGCTTTTGACCTGCTGCACCTGCAATTGTGGTGGTGGGGCGTTGTGCTGTTGGCAATTGGCCTTGCCACGGCACTGTTTGGTGTCGTTTTCGCCACTGTGCAATCCGACATGAAACGCCTCCTGGCTTATTCTTCGATTGAAAACATTGGCCTGCTGTTCGCCGCCATGGGTCTCGGCCTGCTCTTTCGCGCCTACGGCATGACGGCACTCGCCGCACTGGCGCTTACTGCTTGTCTGTATCACGTCGCCAGCCATGCCTTTTTCAAGAGCCTGCTGTTTCTCACCACGGGCTCGGTGCTGCATGCCACCGGCGAGCGCAATCTGGGGCGTCTGGGTGGCCTGATACACTTTATGCCCTGGGTGGCCTGGCTGGCGCTAGTCGGGGTTTTCGCCAGTTCGGGCCTGCCGCCGTTTTCCGGCTTTGTCTCGGAATGGCTGCTGCTGCAAAGCTTCCTGTTCACCCCCGGCTTGCCGGATTCATTCCTCAACATGCTGGTGCCGATTGCCGCCGCCTCGGTCGCGCTCACCGCCGCACTGGCGGGTTACGCGATGGTGAAATTTTTCGGCGTGGTTTTTCTCGGCCAGCCGCGTGAGGAAAAACTGCGTGAAGCCCATGATGCAGGTGCCATGGAAAAAGCCGGCATGCTCTGGCTGGCGGCCTGGTGCGTTGCCCTCGGCCTGTTGCCGAACCTGATGCTCCAGTTCATCGATCCGGTGACCCAGATGCTGGTCGGCAC contains the following coding sequences:
- the hyfB gene encoding hydrogenase 4 subunit B; the protein is MLHWLTTDWILCVIAAWLVLGFLGIAALRQFGIVARILFPLGGLLGLVLAFVAVQGLTGGVVEVAILPIGLPQLPFHLRLDSLASFFLFIIGAAGFGISLFAAGYFRKGEGTPPGLLCFEYHVFLASMALVVLADDAYAFMVAWESMALSSYFLVTANHKVPEIRAAGFLYLLIAHVGAIAILLCFGVLQANTGDYTFANMRLQALSPFWASAAFLLAVFGFGAKAGILPVHVWLPEAHPAAPSPVSALMSGVMLKMAIYGLLRVAFDLLHLQLWWWGVVLLAIGLATALFGVVFATVQSDMKRLLAYSSIENIGLLFAAMGLGLLFRAYGMTALAALALTACLYHVASHAFFKSLLFLTTGSVLHATGERNLGRLGGLIHFMPWVAWLALVGVFASSGLPPFSGFVSEWLLLQSFLFTPGLPDSFLNMLVPIAAASVALTAALAGYAMVKFFGVVFLGQPREEKLREAHDAGAMEKAGMLWLAAWCVALGLLPNLMLQFIDPVTQMLVGTGLANQAAANGWWLLTPTSIERASYGPLFFLLGVAAACATAFLLVRLFYHGRLRRAAPWGCGYPWQTPRMQDTAEGYGQPIRQIFEPFFRMERHLPAPGDAQPEYKVSVSDKFWHGLYLPIARAVEFLAAQVGRLQQGRIAIYLLYSFITLLFMLFMVPGVKK